Part of the Kitasatospora sp. NBC_01266 genome, CAGGGCGCCACCCGCAACCCGCTGGCCTCGCCGACCACCCTGGGCGTCAACGCCGGGGCGAGCTTCGCCGTGGTCACCGCGATCTACGCGCTGCGGCTGACCCGGCCGGTCGAGTACGTCTGGTTCGCGGTCGCCGGGGCGGCGCTGGCGGCCTGTGCCGCGCACGCGATGGCCCGGCGCAGCGGCGATCTCGACCCGACCCGGCTCGCGCTGGGCGGCACGGTGCTGGCCACCGTGCTCACCTCCTGGACCTCCGCGCTGATGCTCGCCAGCCGCCGCACGCTGGACGAGGCGCGGTTCTGGCTGGTCGGCTCGCTGGACGGGCGCGGGCTCGAAGTCCTCGCCCCCGTACTGCCGTTGCTGCTGCTCGGGCTGGTCCTGGCGATCGCCGTCGCCCCCGCGCTCAACGCGCTGGCACTGGGCGACGAGGCCGCGCAGGCGCTGGGCGTACCGGTGGCGCGGATCCGGGCCACCGCCGGGCTGGCCGTGGTGCTGCTGGCCGCCGGCGCGGTGGCGGTGGCCGGTCCGATCGCGTTCGTCGGCCTGGCCGCACCCCGTCTGTGCCGGCTGCTGCTCGGCAACGACCACCGGGTGCTGCTGCCCGGCTGCCTGATCGGTGGTCCGATCCTGCTGCTGGCCGCCGATGTGCTGGGCCGGCTGGTGATCCGGCCCTCCGAGCTGGAGGTCGGCATCGTCACCGCGTTCCTCGGCGCCCCGCTGCTCGCCGTGCTCGCCCGGAAGGCCGCCCGATGACCTTCCAGCTCCGCTCGGCCACCGCTCCCGCGCTGCGCCGCCGCCGCACCCTGCTGCTCTGCCTGCTCGCGCTCGCCGCGCTGCTCGTGCTCACGGCGACCGGCCTGAGCACCGGCGAGGTGTCGATCCCGCCGCTCACCGCACTGCGCGCGCTGGTCGGGCTCGGTGACGGCGGCGATGTCCTGGTGGTGCAGCAGTTCCGGGCGCCCCGGGTGCTCGCCGCACTGATCGCGGGCGCCGGTCTGGCCGTCTCGGGGGCACTGCTGCAGCGACTCTTCCGCAACCCGCTGGCCTCACCGGACGTGGTCGGGGTGACCGGTGGCGCGTCCTTCGGTGCGGTGCTGCTGCTCTCCCTGGGCGCGTCCCAACTGCTGGTGCCGCTGGCCGCGTTGGGCGGCGGCCTGGTCGCCGCCGCGCTGCTCGGGGCGTTCGCCTGGCGGTCCCGGGCGGCAGTGGGCCGACTGGTCCTGGTCGGGCTCGCCGTGCAGTCCGCACTGGCCGCGGCGGTGAACCTGATGATCGTCCGCTTCCCGGCCGAACTCGCCTCCACCGCACTGCAGTGGACCACCGGCTCGCTCTACGGGCGGACCTGGACCGAGGTCTGGGCCGGCGGCGGCGCGATCGCGGTGGCGCTGACCGCCGTATTGCTGGCGGACCGCCGGGTGGCGGTGCTGGACCTGGGCGACGACTCGGCGGGCGGGCTCGGCCTGCGCCCGGACCGGGACCGGCTCCGGCTGCTGCTGCTCGCCATCACGCTGGCCTCGCTGGCCGCCGCGCTGACCGGCCCGGTCGGCTTCGTGGCGCTGGCGGTGCCGCACCTGGTGCGCTACCTGGCCGGACCGCCCACCCCCGCGACCCTGGTGCTCTGCGGACTGCTCGGCGGCACCCTGCTGCTGGCCGCCGACCTGACCGTGCTGCACCTGCTGCCCGTGGCGGGGTTGCCGGTCGGCGCGATGACCGCCACTCTCGGCGCCCCCTGGCTGCTGGTCCTGATGATCCGTCAGGGCCGTGTGACGAACCGGAGTACCCGATGACCCTGCCCGCGAGCCCGACCGTCGCGGCGACGGAGCGCCCCAACCGGCTGGCCGCGCACGGCCTGCGACTGCGCTACGCCGACCGGCTGATCGTGGACGGCCTGGACCTGGAGCTGCCCGGCGGCGCGGTGACCGCCGTGGTCGGCCCGAACGCCTGCGGCAAGTCGACCCTGCTGCGCGGCCTGGCCCGCCTCCTCGACCCGGCGGCCGGCAGCGTCACGCTGGACGGCACCGACCTGCACCGGATGCCCGCCC contains:
- a CDS encoding FecCD family ABC transporter permease is translated as MATRQALLLGLGLGVLLLCLALSLALGSRSVPLPTVLHALFGGGRHGDPDIEVVTGLRVPRTVLGLVVGAALGAAGAIAQGATRNPLASPTTLGVNAGASFAVVTAIYALRLTRPVEYVWFAVAGAALAACAAHAMARRSGDLDPTRLALGGTVLATVLTSWTSALMLASRRTLDEARFWLVGSLDGRGLEVLAPVLPLLLLGLVLAIAVAPALNALALGDEAAQALGVPVARIRATAGLAVVLLAAGAVAVAGPIAFVGLAAPRLCRLLLGNDHRVLLPGCLIGGPILLLAADVLGRLVIRPSELEVGIVTAFLGAPLLAVLARKAAR
- a CDS encoding FecCD family ABC transporter permease; translation: MTFQLRSATAPALRRRRTLLLCLLALAALLVLTATGLSTGEVSIPPLTALRALVGLGDGGDVLVVQQFRAPRVLAALIAGAGLAVSGALLQRLFRNPLASPDVVGVTGGASFGAVLLLSLGASQLLVPLAALGGGLVAAALLGAFAWRSRAAVGRLVLVGLAVQSALAAAVNLMIVRFPAELASTALQWTTGSLYGRTWTEVWAGGGAIAVALTAVLLADRRVAVLDLGDDSAGGLGLRPDRDRLRLLLLAITLASLAAALTGPVGFVALAVPHLVRYLAGPPTPATLVLCGLLGGTLLLAADLTVLHLLPVAGLPVGAMTATLGAPWLLVLMIRQGRVTNRSTR